The Candidatus Margulisiibacteriota bacterium nucleotide sequence AAAGGGTGTTTAATCTTTTGTTTTGCCATAGTTGTTAAAACATCGAAATCACAAATATCTTATACTATATAGCGGTGAATTTCAATTACAACAGAGTTTATTCATCCATCTGCACCCCGCGCATCTATCTGAATGGGGAGGGGGAGGGCAGGCAGAGGCAAAGGCTAAGGCAAAGGCAGAGGCAGAGGAGAAAGGCAGAGGGAAAGGTCTGATGGCAATAAAATTGCTTATTCAATAGCATGCGCTATGAAACCTTTGAGGACTTTCCTGTTTATAAAATGAGCGTCCAGTTAGCCAAGGAGATCAATTCTTTATCCCTAAATATTAAAAACATAGGTTTTAATTTTCTAAAGGACCAAATCCGTCGGGCGTCGTCTTCTATTGTCCTTAATATAGCCGAAGGAGCAGGGAAGTGGGGGAAGAAAGACAAAGCTAATTATTATCGGACAAGCAGAGGATCGTGCTATGAGTGTTTAGCCGCAATCGATCTGTTTGAAGCTTATGGCCTTATAAATACGGATAAAAGCACTGAAATAAAAGACGATCTAAAAGAAATTGCCAATAGCCTCAATGCCTTAATGTCATCAATTGAAAAAA carries:
- a CDS encoding four helix bundle protein — protein: MRYETFEDFPVYKMSVQLAKEINSLSLNIKNIGFNFLKDQIRRASSSIVLNIAEGAGKWGKKDKANYYRTSRGSCYECLAAIDLFEAYGLINTDKSTEIKDDLKEIANSLNALMSSIEKR